In Desulfofundulus kuznetsovii DSM 6115, the following are encoded in one genomic region:
- a CDS encoding sensor histidine kinase, with the protein MKKISLTVKMWLALSLVSLLVYVIVILIMPFLVRNFFTLNMMGPQAPPEKPLEKNARREAPPPAPPPGPPVLGRPEFRIRDFIVLEDGTTIPAEAGQMFSSSFIREILQNAVAQKASARLYEYNRGQENIRYVIRKEQAYGRPLYRVALIRKSEEDRFIKSLLLNFLVFTGIALIISWFASLFIARYLTRPLIQMERHVKRIANRNWHEPLEVNRGDEIGRLARSIEVMRRQLVRQDEMQQSLLQNISHELKTPVMVIRSYAQAIQDGVYPRGDLAGSIQVIDEEGARLEKLVKQLLYLTRLDYLATREQVQKEVKLNTLVENIVQRLCPQRPEISCRMDLQPVSIWGDEEVLRVMVENLLENHLRYALSRLEISLGLSDEKKEIVLSFWNDGSRIEPHILDQLFQPFHKGREGKFGLGLTIVQRIVKMYQGEISLKNERGGVSSTVIIPLGNIKLKPVTS; encoded by the coding sequence ATGAAAAAAATTTCGCTGACGGTAAAAATGTGGCTGGCCCTTTCGCTGGTCAGCCTGCTGGTGTATGTGATTGTCATCCTGATCATGCCCTTTCTGGTGCGCAACTTTTTCACGCTCAACATGATGGGGCCCCAGGCGCCGCCGGAGAAACCGCTTGAAAAAAACGCCCGGCGGGAAGCACCGCCCCCCGCTCCACCTCCCGGGCCCCCTGTCCTGGGCAGGCCGGAATTCCGCATCCGTGATTTTATCGTCCTGGAGGACGGGACCACCATTCCCGCGGAGGCCGGGCAAATGTTTTCATCTTCGTTTATCCGGGAAATCCTGCAGAACGCCGTGGCCCAGAAAGCATCCGCCCGTCTGTATGAATATAACCGCGGCCAGGAAAATATCCGCTACGTCATAAGGAAGGAGCAGGCTTACGGGCGCCCCCTCTACCGGGTGGCGCTCATCAGGAAATCCGAAGAAGACAGGTTTATAAAATCCCTGCTGCTGAACTTTCTGGTGTTCACCGGCATTGCTCTGATAATCAGCTGGTTTGCTTCTCTTTTTATTGCCCGCTACCTGACCCGGCCCCTGATCCAAATGGAACGGCATGTAAAGCGTATTGCAAACCGCAACTGGCATGAACCCCTGGAGGTGAATCGTGGCGATGAAATAGGACGGCTGGCCCGCTCCATCGAGGTTATGCGCCGGCAGCTTGTCCGCCAGGACGAAATGCAGCAATCCCTGCTCCAGAATATCTCCCACGAGCTGAAAACACCGGTCATGGTGATCCGCAGCTATGCCCAGGCCATCCAGGACGGGGTCTACCCCAGGGGCGACCTGGCCGGCAGCATCCAGGTGATCGACGAGGAGGGTGCGCGCCTGGAAAAGCTGGTCAAGCAACTGCTGTACCTGACACGGCTTGATTACCTGGCCACGCGGGAACAGGTTCAAAAAGAGGTAAAATTGAACACGCTGGTTGAGAATATAGTCCAGCGTCTATGCCCGCAGCGGCCGGAGATATCGTGCCGGATGGATCTGCAGCCGGTAAGTATTTGGGGAGATGAAGAGGTTCTGCGGGTTATGGTTGAAAACCTGCTGGAAAACCACCTGCGTTATGCGCTTTCACGTCTTGAGATCAGTCTCGGGTTAAGCGATGAAAAAAAGGAGATAGTCCTCTCTTTCTGGAATGACGGCTCCAGGATTGAGCCCCACATCCTCGACCAGCTGTTCCAGCCCTTCCATAAAGGGCGGGAGGGCAAATTCGGGCTGGGGCTGACCATAGTGCAGCGAATTGTTAAAATGTACCAGGGAGAGATCAGTTTGAAAAATGAGAGGGGCGGTGTATCTTCGACGGTTATCATTCCACTGGGGAACATTAAATTGAAACCGGTTACCAGCTGA
- a CDS encoding response regulator transcription factor, whose amino-acid sequence MFRVFLVEDEVNLNNILVSYLEKEGWEVRSFYDGQSALQAVEEHPHLWILDIMLPDIDGYQLLRSIKEASPDVPVIFISARDADLDRIIGLEMGSDDYLAKPFSPRELVIRVHRLLERVYKSTPENSLINLYPYVLDEDRRMVLKGKEKIELTSKEFDLLQFFARRKGQALSREQIINHVWGADYVGSDRSVDDLVRRLRKKMPDLRIETIYGFGYRMTAK is encoded by the coding sequence TTGTTTCGTGTTTTCCTGGTTGAAGATGAGGTAAACTTAAATAATATACTGGTTTCCTACCTGGAAAAAGAGGGCTGGGAAGTGCGGTCCTTTTACGATGGCCAATCCGCCCTGCAGGCCGTGGAAGAGCATCCCCATCTCTGGATTCTGGATATTATGCTTCCCGATATCGACGGGTACCAGCTCCTGCGCAGCATCAAAGAAGCGTCGCCGGACGTTCCGGTTATCTTTATCTCGGCCCGGGATGCCGATCTGGACCGGATCATAGGGCTGGAGATGGGAAGCGACGATTACCTGGCCAAACCGTTTTCACCCCGGGAACTGGTCATCCGTGTTCACCGTCTTCTGGAACGGGTTTACAAATCAACGCCGGAAAACTCATTGATTAACCTGTATCCCTATGTACTGGATGAAGACAGGCGAATGGTTCTCAAGGGAAAGGAAAAGATTGAATTAACATCCAAGGAATTCGACCTGCTCCAATTTTTTGCCAGGAGAAAGGGGCAGGCCCTTTCCAGGGAGCAGATTATCAACCACGTATGGGGTGCGGACTACGTCGGCAGCGACCGGTCCGTGGACGATCTGGTGCGGCGGCTGCGGAAAAAAATGCCTGACCTCCGCATTGAAACCATATATGGCTTTGGATACAGGATGACGGCCAAATGA